In Nocardioides marinus, one DNA window encodes the following:
- a CDS encoding ABC transporter permease, with protein sequence MTGTPAVATASVAGTSRAVLAAVGKGLLNAAITVGIVLAAWQALIMSGKISPYVAKGPLDVWRFLFVTDPDARATAGERRELLFDLAAVSLKDAAIGFVVGMAIAIVLAVLFTLSKTVEAGVMPLALLLRSIPLVSIAPVIILLTGRGTTASVAVIGSIVVLFPALASVLFGLSRANRESLDLVRVYGGGNLAALLKVAIPGALPSLFAAARVSVPGAVTGALLAEWLSTGKGVGGQIVKFNAAAQFDNLWASVAIITLVTLLLYNLVQLAETVVLARMGMSQSQL encoded by the coding sequence ATGACCGGCACTCCCGCCGTGGCGACGGCCAGCGTCGCCGGCACCTCGCGCGCCGTGCTGGCCGCCGTCGGCAAGGGCCTGCTCAACGCCGCGATCACGGTCGGCATCGTGCTGGCCGCGTGGCAGGCGCTGATCATGAGCGGCAAGATCTCGCCGTACGTCGCCAAGGGCCCCCTCGACGTGTGGCGCTTCCTCTTCGTCACCGACCCCGATGCCCGGGCCACCGCCGGCGAGCGGCGCGAGCTGCTCTTCGACCTGGCCGCGGTGTCGCTGAAGGACGCCGCGATCGGCTTCGTCGTCGGCATGGCCATCGCGATCGTCCTGGCGGTGCTGTTCACGCTCTCGAAGACCGTCGAGGCGGGCGTGATGCCGCTGGCGCTGCTGCTCCGCTCGATCCCGCTGGTCTCGATCGCCCCCGTCATCATCCTGCTGACCGGCCGCGGGACCACCGCGTCCGTGGCGGTGATCGGGTCGATCGTCGTGCTGTTCCCGGCGCTGGCCTCGGTGCTCTTCGGCCTCTCGCGCGCCAACAGGGAGAGCCTGGACCTGGTGCGGGTCTACGGCGGGGGCAACCTGGCCGCCCTGCTCAAGGTCGCCATCCCGGGGGCGCTGCCGTCGCTCTTCGCCGCGGCCCGGGTCTCGGTGCCCGGCGCGGTGACCGGTGCGTTGCTGGCGGAGTGGCTGTCGACCGGCAAGGGCGTGGGCGGGCAGATCGTGAAGTTCAACGCCGCCGCGCAGTTCGACAACCTGTGGGCCTCGGTCGCGATCATCACCCTCGTGACGCTGCTGCTCTACAACCTGGTGCAGCTGGCCGAGACCGTCGTGCTCGCCCGGATGGGGATGAGCCAGTCCCAGCTGTGA
- a CDS encoding nucleoside deaminase: protein MSHPLKHEPLKHEPLEHEGFLQQAVDLAAANVAAGGGPFGALVVRDGEVLATGQNRVTRDLDPTAHAEVVAIRAACREVGDFSLAGCVLYSSCEPCPLCLASALWARVDRVAYAADRDDAARGGFDDRAFYDLFDTPRERWATPVSGVSLAGSFAPFDAWLAKADRTHY from the coding sequence CCTGGAGCACGAGGGCTTCCTGCAGCAGGCCGTGGACCTCGCCGCGGCCAACGTCGCAGCCGGCGGTGGGCCGTTCGGTGCGCTCGTCGTCCGCGACGGCGAGGTGCTGGCCACCGGGCAGAACCGTGTCACTCGCGACCTCGACCCCACCGCGCACGCCGAGGTGGTCGCGATCCGGGCCGCCTGCCGGGAGGTCGGCGACTTCTCCCTGGCCGGTTGCGTCCTCTACTCCTCCTGCGAGCCCTGCCCGCTGTGCCTGGCCTCCGCGCTGTGGGCGCGGGTCGACCGGGTCGCGTACGCCGCCGACCGCGACGACGCCGCCCGGGGCGGCTTCGACGACCGGGCGTTCTACGACCTCTTCGACACCCCGCGCGAGCGGTGGGCGACCCCCGTCTCGGGGGTCAGCCTCGCCGGCTCCTTCGCCCCGTTCGACGCGTGGCTGGCCAAGGCGGACCGGACGCACTACTAG
- a CDS encoding ABC transporter permease, giving the protein MGERRIPGWLSGVIGVGVLLAAWWLFALAFRPDTGTYTPVPSPGAVLGRLVEDGFSAYWGSFRVTITEAAYGFLWGNLAALLLAATVLLAPRLEPIIVQIAVVSYCLPLVAVGGISIVVLGGATRPGDPSTTAIFLAALAVFFTTVVGALLGFKAADRASLDVIRVFGGGRFTQLRKVRLVAALPGILNALQIAVPTAFLGAVLGEYMGATDRSVGILLIRLQGNLDSERVWAVFLLCAVVAMIGYGALGLVSRLVTPWVSGRSTP; this is encoded by the coding sequence ATGGGCGAGCGTCGGATCCCCGGGTGGCTCTCCGGCGTCATCGGCGTCGGGGTGCTCCTCGCGGCGTGGTGGCTCTTCGCGCTGGCCTTCCGGCCCGACACCGGCACCTACACGCCGGTGCCGTCACCGGGCGCCGTGCTGGGCCGGCTCGTCGAGGACGGCTTCTCGGCGTACTGGGGCTCCTTCCGGGTCACCATCACCGAGGCGGCCTACGGCTTCTTGTGGGGCAACCTGGCGGCGCTGCTGCTGGCGGCGACCGTGCTGCTGGCCCCGCGGCTGGAGCCGATCATCGTGCAGATCGCGGTCGTCTCCTACTGCCTGCCGCTGGTGGCGGTCGGGGGCATCTCGATCGTCGTGCTGGGCGGAGCGACCCGTCCCGGGGACCCGTCGACGACGGCGATCTTCCTGGCGGCGCTCGCGGTCTTCTTCACCACCGTCGTCGGTGCGCTGCTGGGCTTCAAGGCCGCCGACCGGGCCAGCCTCGACGTCATCCGGGTCTTCGGTGGTGGGAGGTTCACCCAGCTGCGCAAGGTGCGGCTGGTCGCCGCACTGCCGGGCATCCTCAACGCGCTGCAGATCGCGGTGCCGACGGCGTTCCTCGGCGCGGTGCTGGGGGAGTACATGGGTGCCACCGACCGCAGCGTCGGCATCCTGCTGATCCGGCTGCAGGGCAACCTCGACTCCGAGCGCGTCTGGGCGGTCTTCCTGCTGTGCGCCGTGGTCGCGATGATCGGCTACGGCGCGCTCGGGCTCGTCTCGCGCCTGGTCACGCCCTGGGTCTCGGGACGGAGCACGCCATGA